Proteins from a single region of Pleurocapsa minor HA4230-MV1:
- a CDS encoding HAD-IA family hydrolase gives MSNQLQCLIFDVDGTLANTERDGHRVAFNRGFQAAGLDWHWSVDLYAELLTVSGGKERLKYFLRQYLPEFKPDGELNDFVAHLHQLKTKYYLELLRDGAIGLRPGAKRLIEEARVAGITLAIATTTSLPNVIELLEKYLDLDWFAVIAAGDIVPAKKPAPDIYHYVIKRLELDPDRVIVLEDSDNGLESAIAAGLTTVVTVNSYTEQQDFSQAALVVSDLGEPEQPCRVIQGNFAGNYLDIAGLRSMIEINSRVLH, from the coding sequence ATGAGCAATCAATTACAATGTCTCATCTTTGATGTTGATGGCACTTTAGCCAATACAGAGCGAGATGGACACCGAGTCGCCTTTAATCGCGGGTTTCAAGCAGCAGGATTAGATTGGCATTGGTCAGTAGATTTATATGCTGAACTCCTTACTGTCTCTGGTGGCAAAGAACGGCTTAAATATTTTCTACGGCAATATCTTCCAGAATTTAAGCCAGATGGCGAGCTAAATGATTTTGTGGCTCATCTTCATCAGCTAAAAACCAAGTACTATCTAGAGTTACTACGTGATGGAGCAATTGGTCTGCGTCCAGGAGCAAAAAGACTAATTGAAGAAGCTAGAGTAGCAGGAATTACTTTAGCGATCGCCACCACCACTTCTCTACCCAATGTAATTGAGCTGTTAGAAAAATACCTCGATCTAGACTGGTTTGCCGTAATTGCCGCAGGAGATATTGTCCCTGCTAAAAAACCAGCTCCAGATATTTATCATTATGTAATTAAACGTCTAGAATTAGACCCAGACAGGGTAATTGTTTTGGAAGATTCTGACAATGGACTAGAATCAGCGATCGCCGCAGGATTAACTACCGTTGTCACCGTCAACAGCTATACCGAGCAGCAAGACTTTAGCCAAGCTGCCTTAGTGGTCAGTGATTTGGGTGAGCCTGAGCAACCTTGTCGAGTTATTCAAGGAAATTTTGCGGGAAATTATCTAGATATAGCTGGTTTGCGATCGATGATCGAGATTAATTCACGAGTCTTGCACTAA
- a CDS encoding lipid-A-disaccharide synthase-related protein produces the protein MKLLVLSNGHGEDLIATRIIERLLQNIAELEITALPIVGQGYAYQNLNIPLAGRVQQMPSGGFIYKGGNPLWQDLRGGLIQLTLEQICLVRQWRKTGGKILAVGDLVPLLYAWLSKADYAFVGTAKSEYYLRDEFGWLAQTSWLERKFDSVYLPWERWLMSRDRCRGVFPRDSLTTEILQQKAIPAYDLGNPMMDDLTTKSKTREAGKLDILLLPGSRMPEAIRNWQQILMGVWSVNKTLSQVQLNFNAAIAPALDLKSFALSAITQGWQVTSRQEKTVILGQKERTLTLTQEHNQEFFQQADIAIAMAGTATEQFVGLGKPVVIFPGQGPQFTYAFAEAQARLLGCGILMVENPGQVGKAIAKVIDDEELLKEIMINGQRRMGEAGAAQRIAECLQKTLLSSEQFL, from the coding sequence ATGAAACTGCTAGTTCTGAGCAATGGGCATGGAGAAGATCTAATCGCCACCCGTATTATAGAACGACTTCTACAAAATATTGCAGAACTAGAAATAACGGCTCTACCAATAGTTGGACAGGGGTACGCTTACCAAAATCTCAATATTCCTCTGGCGGGGCGAGTTCAGCAAATGCCTTCGGGTGGTTTTATCTATAAGGGAGGTAATCCACTTTGGCAAGATCTGCGTGGAGGTTTAATTCAATTAACCTTAGAACAAATCTGCCTCGTACGTCAATGGAGAAAAACTGGAGGCAAGATCCTCGCAGTAGGAGATCTTGTTCCTTTACTCTATGCCTGGTTAAGCAAGGCTGACTATGCTTTTGTCGGTACTGCCAAATCTGAATACTATTTACGAGATGAATTTGGTTGGTTAGCTCAAACATCTTGGCTAGAGCGCAAGTTTGACTCGGTGTATCTACCTTGGGAGCGCTGGTTAATGAGTCGCGATCGCTGTCGAGGAGTATTCCCCAGAGATAGTTTAACCACCGAAATTTTGCAGCAGAAGGCAATTCCTGCTTACGATTTGGGTAATCCGATGATGGATGATTTAACGACTAAAAGTAAAACCAGAGAAGCAGGTAAGTTAGATATCTTACTTTTACCAGGCTCAAGAATGCCCGAAGCCATCAGAAATTGGCAGCAGATCTTAATGGGAGTTTGGTCAGTAAACAAAACCCTGTCTCAAGTACAATTGAACTTCAATGCCGCGATCGCTCCTGCATTAGATTTAAAATCTTTTGCTCTTAGTGCGATTACTCAGGGATGGCAGGTAACCTCAAGACAGGAAAAAACCGTTATTTTGGGGCAAAAGGAGCGTACTTTGACTCTTACTCAAGAGCATAACCAAGAATTCTTTCAGCAAGCAGATATAGCGATCGCCATGGCAGGAACAGCTACGGAACAGTTTGTCGGGTTGGGTAAGCCTGTCGTCATTTTTCCTGGACAGGGGCCACAGTTTACCTACGCTTTTGCCGAAGCTCAAGCTCGTTTACTCGGCTGTGGAATTTTAATGGTCGAAAATCCTGGTCAAGTAGGTAAGGCGATCGCTAAAGTGATTGACGACGAGGAGTTGTTGAAGGAGATTATGATTAATGGTCAGCGTCGTATGGGAGAGGCTGGAGCAGCCCAAAGAATTGCCGAGTGTCTGCAAAAAACGCTATTATCCTCAGAACAATTTTTGTAA
- a CDS encoding LOG family protein, producing the protein MDAFASNSKILDQQLQQLLVDLANHPQGKLIQRALQVLLRVAGEDTERLDWKILTASLEDLEQGFKKFSPYRHTRKIAIFGSARTSPQQPEYQVASDFARCMTQAGFMVITGAGGGIMQAGNEGAGRDNSFGLNIKLPFEQGANSAINGDDKLINFKYFFTRKLFFLKESDAIALFPGGFGTQDEAFETLTLCQTGKYGPVPLVLVDRPGGDYWHSWNDYICNQLEAKGLISPEDSSLYTITDRLDVACQTIKNFYRVYHSSRYIGKLFVIRLKLELSDLMVAELNQEFNDILSHGEIKKNIALPEEQQDLEALVLPRLSFYFNQKSFGRLYQLISKINRLGDACNATKHPEIK; encoded by the coding sequence ATGGACGCATTTGCCAGTAACTCAAAGATTTTAGATCAACAGCTACAGCAACTACTTGTCGATTTAGCAAACCATCCCCAAGGTAAATTGATTCAAAGAGCTTTACAGGTACTACTGAGGGTTGCAGGGGAAGACACAGAGCGTCTGGACTGGAAAATTTTAACTGCATCTCTAGAAGATTTAGAACAGGGGTTTAAAAAATTTTCTCCCTATCGCCATACCAGAAAAATCGCTATTTTTGGTTCTGCCAGAACTTCACCTCAGCAGCCAGAATATCAGGTAGCATCCGATTTTGCTCGTTGTATGACCCAAGCAGGGTTTATGGTCATTACAGGGGCAGGAGGGGGTATTATGCAGGCAGGAAACGAAGGTGCAGGTAGAGATAATTCTTTTGGCTTAAATATTAAACTTCCTTTTGAACAGGGTGCAAACTCCGCAATTAATGGGGATGATAAGCTGATTAATTTCAAATACTTCTTTACGCGGAAATTATTTTTCTTAAAAGAGAGTGATGCGATCGCTCTTTTTCCAGGAGGATTTGGCACTCAAGACGAGGCATTTGAAACTCTGACTCTTTGTCAAACTGGTAAATATGGACCTGTACCGTTGGTGTTAGTGGATCGACCAGGGGGAGATTACTGGCATTCTTGGAATGATTATATTTGCAATCAATTAGAAGCCAAGGGTCTAATTAGTCCCGAAGATTCTAGTTTATATACGATTACCGATCGCCTGGATGTTGCTTGTCAGACCATCAAGAATTTTTATCGAGTGTACCATTCAAGTCGTTATATAGGCAAGCTGTTTGTCATACGCCTCAAACTAGAATTGTCAGATCTGATGGTGGCAGAATTAAATCAAGAATTTAATGATATTCTCAGCCACGGAGAGATTAAGAAAAATATTGCTCTGCCTGAAGAACAGCAAGACTTGGAAGCTCTTGTTTTGCCACGCTTAAGCTTTTATTTTAACCAGAAAAGCTTTGGTCGTCTTTATCAGCTAATCAGTAAAATCAATCGTTTGGGGGATGCTTGTAATGCCACCAAACACCCCGAAATTAAGTAG
- a CDS encoding lipopolysaccharide biosynthesis protein, with product MSHQSSNNSRGKDRDYFDTDHLEGNLKRQSVRGGAVTIVAQASKFVIKLGSTAVLARLLVPEDYGLIGMATVIIGFVEYFKDLGLSAATIQQAKIDHQQVSTLFWINVAVGCLVALVVALLAPVVVLIYQEPRLGEITLCLAISFVFSGLTVQHQALLQRQMEFSSLAKIEIIAMISGIIGSIVSAYYGAGYWALVILQLLTVVSNAIGVWFFCRWRPGWPSRDAKIGSMLSFGRDLTGFNIINYFSRNLDNFLIGRVWGAQQLGLYAKAYQLVLLPINQINVPVDRVALPALSRLQNNPARYQKYYSRALLAITFLGMPLVMFLCVSADKVILLLLGKQWLNVIPIFQFLIPAAFIGTFNLAMGWVYQSLNRNDRQLRWGIFSSIINVIIFAVAIRWGALGIAAAYGLSRIIIVVPAIIYCYRGTWLKLTDFVAIIFLPAFGSIGAAIGVFILQRLFLGEIELNAFASLSLDCLFYLLFYSSIWFLIPQGRKRLHDILQIVVEYKKK from the coding sequence GTGTCGCACCAAAGTAGTAACAATTCGCGAGGTAAAGACCGAGATTACTTCGATACAGATCATTTAGAAGGGAATTTAAAACGTCAATCAGTTCGTGGCGGTGCAGTAACGATTGTGGCTCAAGCCAGCAAATTTGTGATCAAACTGGGTTCTACCGCAGTATTGGCTCGCTTACTTGTTCCCGAAGATTATGGTCTGATTGGCATGGCAACTGTCATTATTGGCTTTGTGGAATATTTTAAGGATTTGGGTTTATCAGCAGCCACGATTCAACAGGCTAAAATTGATCACCAGCAAGTTAGTACTTTGTTTTGGATTAATGTCGCGGTTGGCTGTCTGGTTGCTTTAGTTGTGGCTTTACTCGCCCCAGTAGTGGTATTAATCTATCAAGAGCCACGGTTAGGGGAAATTACCCTGTGTTTGGCAATTAGCTTTGTTTTTAGTGGTTTAACTGTACAGCATCAGGCATTGCTACAGCGACAGATGGAATTCTCTAGTTTGGCGAAAATTGAAATTATTGCCATGATTAGTGGCATTATTGGGTCGATTGTCTCCGCTTATTATGGTGCGGGATATTGGGCATTAGTTATTTTACAGCTATTGACAGTTGTGTCCAATGCGATCGGCGTGTGGTTTTTTTGTCGCTGGCGACCAGGATGGCCCAGTCGAGATGCTAAAATCGGCTCGATGCTGAGTTTCGGGCGAGACTTGACTGGATTTAATATCATTAATTATTTTTCTCGCAATCTAGACAATTTTTTGATTGGTCGAGTTTGGGGAGCGCAACAATTAGGACTATACGCTAAAGCATATCAATTGGTGCTGCTGCCCATCAATCAAATTAACGTGCCAGTCGATCGAGTCGCTTTACCAGCTTTATCTCGGTTGCAAAACAATCCAGCCAGATATCAGAAATATTATAGCAGAGCGCTTTTGGCGATCACTTTTTTGGGGATGCCCCTGGTCATGTTTTTATGTGTCTCAGCCGATAAGGTTATCCTCTTGTTACTTGGTAAGCAGTGGCTTAACGTCATTCCTATTTTTCAATTTTTGATTCCCGCAGCTTTTATTGGCACTTTTAATCTGGCGATGGGATGGGTATACCAATCTCTAAATAGAAACGATCGCCAATTACGTTGGGGAATTTTTTCTTCTATAATCAACGTTATTATCTTCGCCGTAGCGATCAGGTGGGGAGCATTGGGAATAGCTGCTGCCTATGGGTTATCGAGGATAATTATCGTAGTTCCCGCCATTATCTACTGCTACAGAGGAACTTGGCTGAAATTAACTGATTTCGTCGCCATCATTTTTTTGCCAGCTTTTGGCTCAATTGGTGCTGCAATTGGCGTGTTCATTTTACAACGTCTTTTTCTGGGAGAAATAGAGCTAAATGCTTTTGCTAGTCTATCTCTAGACTGTTTATTCTATCTTCTATTTTATAGTTCAATCTGGTTTTTAATTCCCCAGGGTAGAAAACGTTTACATGACATATTACAGATAGTTGTAGAATATAAAAAAAAATAG